Below is a genomic region from Pseudovibrio sp. M1P-2-3.
TTGGTGAGGCTGATTTTACGTTAAGTGAAAAAATAGACCTTGGCCGAGGCTTAGCCCAACCTCTTTTGGGTCTACCATGTATGACAACGTCTACCGAAAAGGATGCCGCATGAAAGTCCTAGCTTGGATACGACGATTGTGGCAACGATACGGGCCGCGCCGCAAGTTGCTAATTATTGAATACGATGATTTACCGAACCTAATATCATCACGGCATCTTTATCTTTGTCGTGATGACGGGGATGACTGGTCAGTAGCAATGCGCTGCCCTTGTGGCTGTGGTGACACGTTAGAGATGATGCTTCTTGAAGAAGCTAGTCCTAACTGGAAGCTCAGATCTTCAGAAAATCAAGCTCCAACTCTTCACCCCTCGGTATGGAGAAAATCGGGGTGCGGTGCGCATTTCTGGTTACGGGACGGTCATATT
It encodes:
- a CDS encoding DUF6527 family protein, giving the protein MRCPCGCGDTLEMMLLEEASPNWKLRSSENQAPTLHPSVWRKSGCGAHFWLRDGHIYWCD